In Akkermansia muciniphila ATCC BAA-835, the genomic stretch ACAACCTGTATTTTTTCCAGGCGGATGTATTGCCAGATATCCAGTTCCGTCCAATTGGACAGAGGAAAAATACGGACGCTTTCTCCCGGATTGATACGGCCGTTATAAATGTTCCATAATTCCGGCCGTTGATTTTTGGGATCCCATTGGTTGAATTTATCCCGGAAAGAGAAAATTCGTTCTTTGGCCCGTGATTTTTCTTCGTCGCGGCGGGCGCCTCCGAATACGGCATCATATTTTCCTGCGGTCAACGCCTGAATCAATGCCTGTGTTTTCATAATATCCGTGTATTTGCGGCTGCCGTAAGTAAAAGGATTGACGCCGGCGGAAATGCCTTCCTGGTTACTGTGGACAATCAGATCCAGATCATTTTCCTGAACGAATCTGTCCCGGAATTCTATCATCTCGCGAAATTTGAATGTGGAGTCTATATGAAGAAGCTTGAATGGGAGTCTGCCTGGATAGAATGCCTTTTTGGCTAAGTGGACCAGTACAGAGGAATCTTTCCCGATGGAATAAAGAAGTACGGGATTTTCAAACTGGCTGATGGCATCCCGGAAAATGTGAATGCTTTCTGCCTCCAACTGTTTTAGCTGGCTGAGTCTGTAAATGCTGTTCATTTTGTATATTTTTGGTTATCAATGTCTTGGTTTGCGGTGTAGACCGCACTCCTTGTGTTCTTTCTCTTCCCACCACCATCGTCCGTCGCGTACATCTTCTGTCCTCTTGACAGCTCTTGTGCAGCAGGCGCACCCGATACTGGGGAATCCTGCATCGTGAAGGGGATTGTAGGGAACGCCGTAGGCGCGGATATAGTTCCAGACATCCTCTTCTGACCAGTTGGCCAGTGGGCTGATTTTGATGATGCCGTTCGCCTCATCGTTTTCTGTGATATGAAGCCCTTTCCGGGTGATGGACTGAGTGGAGCGTAATCCGCAGATCCACGCTTTTTTCCCGGCAAGGAGTCTTTCCAGAGGGCGCAGTTTACGGATATTGCAGCATTCGTGACGGTATTCCACACTGTTGCGGAACAGATTGACACCTTTGTCCAGAATCATGCTTTCCACTTCTTCCGCTGCCGGAAAATAAGGAATAATGCGAATGCCGTATATTTCCTCCGTTCTTGTCCAGAGTTCATAGGTTTCCGGAAATAATCGCCCCGTGTCCAGAGTCGCCAGAGGAATATTCAGGCCAAGATGGGAGATCATATGGGTAAGCACTTGGTCTTCTGCCCCGAATGATGTGGCAAAAACAAGGTTTCCTTCGTATTGCGCTGCGGCTTGTCGCAACGTGTCTGTAGCGGTTGGGGAATGAGCGTTCATGAATGTTGGCGCTGGTTGAAGGTGGATAGCCGTATCCGGTAGAAAAGAACGGGATGTCAGATGAACAGAGGAGTTGAGTAGTACCGATCCGCTGAATCGGGGAGGATCACTACTACATTTTTCCCTGTGTTCTCTTTTCTTTTAGCAACCTGGACGGCAGCCCATAGGGCAGCTCCGCTGGAAATCCCAGTTAGAATGCCTTCTTTGACGCCCAATTCTTTAGCTGTGGAAAAGGCATCTTCGTTGGAAACTGTGATGACTTCATCATAGATATCCGTATCCAGGGTTTCTGGGATAAAGCCAGCTCCTATTCCTTGAATTTGATGGCTTCCGGCCTGGCCGGCGGATAATACGGGGGAATCTGCCGGTTCCACGGCAATGACGGTGATTCCTCCGGGTTTGCGTTCCTTGAGCAGTCTGCCTATGCCGGTTATTGTTCCCCCGGTGCCTACTCCGGCTACGACGATATCTACTTCTCCGTCCGTATCTTCCCATATTTCAACCCCTGTTGTTTCATAGTGGGCTCTGGGATTGGTTGGGTTGGTGAATTGACTGGGAATGAAGGAGCCCGGAGTTGTGGCCGCCAGATCCTGGGCTTTGGCGATGGCTCCTTTCATTCCTTGGCTGTCTTCTGTAAGGACAATATCGGCTCCGTAGGCTTTTAGAATATTTCGTCGTTCAACGCTCATGCTTTCCGGCATGGTAAGAATGATGCGGTATCCCCGGGAAGCAGCAATAGCCGCCAGGCCAATGCCCGTGTTGCCGCTGGTTGGTTCAATGATGACAGATCCCGATTTGAGTTGGCCCGATGCTTCTGCCTCGTTGATCATGGCGAGTGCGATACGGTCTTTCATGCTGCCTGCCGGGTTCAAGTGGTCCAGCTTGAGCAGGAGCCGGGCATTCAGACGATGTGCCTGAGCATAATTCCTTGGCTCCAGAAGAGGTGTTTTCCCGACCAGTTCCGATATGGAGGTGTAAATGTTCATCGTGTCGTACTTTACAGGGATGGATTTAGATTTCTTTTGTATTCCGATAGGAATAATAGGAATTAGTTACTCTTATATTCTGGAAGTGTCAATGTGAATTAATGAATATGAGATATTATTTTTTTATTTGTTTTTTTATGTAAATAAAAATGATAGAAGAGCATTGAATGAACAGTCGCAAAATGTCAGAGGTTGAGAGTAAAAACCGCTTCCCTCTGTTTTCAAGCTATTGATAGGGAAGAAGGAAGGATGCGTGTGAGGGACAGATGTCTTGTTCCCTTGCCTTCCTAGAGCATGCAGTTGTATTGGTACTCTCCGGTTGACGTTATGAATTTTCCTTTTCCCGGAGAGGGATTGTGGCGTTTGGAAAACTGTCTGTTTTGTCCAATTCCATCCTTTATCGCATATCCTTAGAATGTTTGTTTTCTATATGCTGATAATCTGTTAGTTGTGATTATTTGGAGGATGGTGTGCAAAAAACACAACTGCTGAGATGCTGATCCGCATAAGCCTTATGGGGAAGCCTCTGACACACGAAAATCGGATCATGTTGTTTATCATGACCTCTCTTTGTCCTGCATGACGGTTTCATCTTCTCCCTCGGCTATGATGATTACTCCGGATATTTTTTCGGTACGGGAAACAGGGAATCGCCGTGCGGGCAGGAATGGTTTTATCTTTCTTTTCCGTGGCGGATATCCGTGGCTTCCTTCAGGAAGACGACGGTGGCGGCGATGGTTTTGGCAATGTCTCCTATCCGTTCCAGAGAACGGATAATGAAGAGAAGGTTGACGTTGAGGGAAGGGGAGTCCTCCCGTTCGGGGGAGACCAGAAGGGCCAGCGCTTTGCGATGGGCTTTGTCCAGTTTTTTGTCGCGCAGGCGTATTTCCCTGGCGGCGTCCACATCCTGCGTTTCCAGACACCTGGCGGCGTCTCTGAATTCGGATACGGCCATTTCCAGCAGAGGGAGCACAATATCCGGGGAGAAGGATTCCTGATGCCTGATGGAGGACTTGGCATGCTTGGCGATACCCGTTACTTCCTCCATGCATTCCTGGAGCTTGTCCCCGCATCGGGAGAAAGTGATGACGAGCCTCAGGTCGCGTCCCAGTGGATGGAACTGGGTGAGTACGGAGGAGCAGAGGGAGAGAACCTGCCGGGTTTCTTCCTGCAGCGGGTCGCTGTCCGCAATGATGCTGTTGGCCCCGTCGCTGTCCGGGCCGGAAATGACCCGTTCCAGAATGTCCATGTATTTCAGCAGGCTGCCGCAGATGGCATTGACGCGGAGGCGGATAGCGTTCAGGGCCGCGTCGTAGTGGGGGAGGATGTGATTGCCGGGGGATGTCATGAGGAGAATGGTTTGGAATGGGCTTTTAGCTGAAACGGCCCGTAATGTAGGCTTCCGTTTCTTTTTCCGTAGGATTGGTGAAGATTTGGGACGTTTCCCCGTATTCCACCAGGCGGCCCATGTACATGAAGGCGGTCCGATCCGCGATGCGTGTGGCCTGCTGCATGTTATGGGTGACGATGACAATGGTGAGTTCTTTTTTCAGGTCTTCCATCAGGTCCTCTATTTTTAAGGTGGCGATAGGGTCCAGGGCGGCGCAGGGTTCATCCATCAGCAGAATTTGGGGGCGGTTGGCAATGGCGCGCGCGATGCACAGCCGCTGCTGCTGGCCGCCGGAAAGGCCGTAGGCGCTTTCATGCAGCTTGTCTTTCACTTCATCCCACAGGGCGGCTCCCTTCAGGCTTCGTTCCACGGTTTCGTCCAGTTCCGCGCGCCTGTTGCGGCCGGCCACACGGAGGGGAAAGACGATGTTTTCGTAAATGCTTTTAGGGAAAGGGTTGTATTTCTGGAAGACCATGCCTACGCGCTTGCGCAGGGAGATGACTTCCACGCGCGGGTCATACAGGCTGGTGCCGTCAATGCGGATATCCCCCTGGTGGCGCACGTCCGGGACCAGGTCGTTCATGCGGTTGATGTTGCGGAGCAGCGTGGATTTTCCGCAGCCGGAGGGCCCGATGAGGGCGGTTACCCGGTTGGTTTCAAAGGTCATGCCGATGTTGAAGAGAACCTGTTTGCTCCCGTAAAAGAAGGAGAAGTCTTCCACTTCAATGATGGGTTCGTCGTTTGCGGCGGCTGGTTCAGTCATGGGATGGTGAAGGAGAATGGGGTTAGAAGCTGGAGGCCGCGTATTTTTTGCGCAGGCGGTTGCGGATGAGGATGGCCGTGAGGTTCATGACCACCACCAGCAGGATGAGGAGCAGCGTGGTGGCGAAAACCATGGGCTGGGCGGCGTCCGAGTCCGGAGACTGGAAGCCCACGTCGTAGATATGAAAGCCCAGATGCATGAATTTGCGTTCCAGGTGGATGAAGGGGCCTTCCCCGTCAATGGGCAGGGAGGGGGCCAGCTTGACCACTCCCGTGACCATGAGTGGGGCTACCTCTCCGGCGCCACGGGCCATGGCCAGAATGAGGCCGGTCATGACGCCCGGCAGGGCGCTGGGGAGGATGATGCGTTTAATCATCTGCCATTTGGAGGCCCCGCAGGCCAGGGCAGCCTCCCGCAGCCCGCGGGGGACGGCGGAGAGTGCCTCCTCCGTGGAGACGATGACTACGGGCAGCGTCATCAGGGCCAGCGTGAGGGATGCCCACAGGATGCCGGAGGTCCCGAAGGTGGGGGTGTTGTCCACAGCCAGCTTTTTCCAGTAGAAAAGTTCGTCGATGCTCCCTCCCAGATAGTAAACGAAGAAGCCGAGGCCGAAAACGCCGAAGACGATGGAAGGCACGCCCGCCAGGTTGTTCACGCAGATGCGCACGGCCTGAACCAGAGCCCCCTGTCTGGCGTATTCCCTCAGGTAGATGGCTCCGATGACCCCCACGGGCGTGACCAGCACACTCATGAGCAAAGTCATGATGAAGGTGCCGAAAATGGCGGGGAAGATGCCGCCCTCCGTGTTGGCTTCCCGCGGATCATCCGTGATGAAATGGTACAGGTTGTGGAGGAAGACGCCGCATTTGCCGAAGAACCCCAGGTCATTCGGCTGGTAGCCGTAAACGATTTTATCCATGCGGATTTCCTTTCTTTCCCCGTCTCCCAGGGCATACACAAGAGAGTCTCGGCCCTGTTGAGCCCTCAGTTTGGCTGCTTCCGCGGTGTACCGGGCGTATTCGGCATTGAGCTGTTCCTCTTTGGCGCGGAGCCGGTCCAGTTCACCGGCCGGGTCGTCCATATCCGTGAGAATGGGGTTTTTCCTGGGGACGGCCGTACGCCGTCCGTTTTCTTCCCGGATGTCGTAGGAACGTTCTATGGCCTTGATATCCAGTCTGACGTCCGCCAGACGGGTATTGACGGAGCCGATGTCCCTGGTGTCAATGGTTTTGACCCTGTCCCTCAGGTCTGTTTCCCGGTCCAGCACGCGGCGGAAAGCCTCCATGAATTCCGGTGAGGCGGCGGGGATGGTTTCTCCGGAGGCCAGCTTGAGTTCCAGAGGTTTGACCAGGGTGTTCCCTCCCTCCATGCGTTCCAGGCACAGAAGGCCTTTGGGGGTGGCGGAGGCAGTGACATTGTGCGCGTCCACATAGCGGTAGGATTGTCCATAGGATTCCTTGCTGCCGGTGAAAAGCTGGTATTCCCGCACGTCTCTGGCTGTGGAGCCGGGATGGGCGGGGTCTGCGGGGACGTGGCGCGTCTGGTCCTTTGTGATGCCGGCGTACAGGACAAGCGGTTGTTCTTCTTTTGAAGAAGGGGCGAGCGTCAGTTCATGGATAGTTTTGGGCCAGAAGGCCTCCAGACCGTTGAAGACGATGATGCCCAGCAGGCCGAAAATCATGATGAGGCCCAGGGAGAGCCCGATGGAGGCGAGCCAGATATTGACTTCCCCCAGGGGGCGTTTGGGGGCGGGCGGAAGGCTGAAGTCCTGTTTCATGGAAGGTGGATGGATGGGAGGGAAAGGGTTGGATGGTTCACACGACGTTGAAGCGTTTGCGGAGACGCTGGCGCACTATTTCCGCCAGAGTGTTCAGAATGAATGTCATGGAGAAGAGGATAAGGCCGCCCAGGAAGAGGACCCGGTAGTGGGTGGAGTCCTGCGCCGCCTCCGGCAGTTCCGTGGCGATGTTGGCGGAGAGGGTGCGCATGCCGTTGAAGATATTCCAGTCCATGATGGGGGTGTTTCCCGTGGCCATCAGTACGATCATGGTTTCCCCCACGGCTCGGCCCAGACCTATCATCAGGGCGGAGAAAATGCCTGCGGAAGCCACCGGAAGAACAACGGTGCGGACCATCTGCCAGCGGCTGGCCCCCAGAGCCTCCGAGGCGGCGATGAGGGAAGGGGGGACGTTGCTCAGGGCGTCCTCGGAAATGGTGAAGATGACAGGGATGACGGCAAAGCCCATGATGAATCCAACCACTAGGGAGTTGCGCTGTTCATAGGGCATGCCGGAGCCGTTGCGCCACAGGTCTGCGAAACTGGCGGCCTGGAAGTCCCCGTCTCCCCACAGGCCCATGACGCTGCGGCAGAGGCTGATGAGGGGCTGTTCCAGCCAGTAGCCCAGGTATTCCCAGCAGAACCAGGCGCAGAGCAGGATGACGGGGGTCATGACGATGTATTCCACACCGCGGCTGAATTTGTTGCGCCAGGCTGCGGGCCGGGTGGTCCAGAACCATGCGATGAGGGCCGCCAGGCCGGGAATGAGGACGGCCATGCAGAGCAGTGCGGGGACTTTGTCTTCCATTCTGGGGGCCAGGTAAAGGGCGCCGAAGAAGCCCAGCACTACGGAAGGAAGGGAGGCCATGATTTCCATGACGGGTTTTACCACCCGTTTGACGGCAGGGGCCATGAAGTGGGCCGTGTAAATGGCGGCTGTGACCGCTACCGGGACGGCGAAGACAAGGGCGTACAGGGTGCCTTTCAGCGTGCCGAAGACCAGGGGCATCAGGGACAGCTTGGATTCATAATCATCCGTGCCGCCCACGGATTGCCAGAGCCATTTGGGAGAATCGTACCCCTCATACCATATTTTCCCGACCAGGGCTTTGGCGCCGGCTTCCGGGTGCTTGTCTTCCAGAGAGAAGAAATGGATGTTTCCTGATGGGTCCACGGCAATGGCGGCGTTGAATTCCGCATTGGCGGCCAGTTGGACCGGAACGAATTCCAGAGGTCCGCTGTTCCAGCGGATGTCGGCCGTGGTTCCGTAGCAGAGCCTGAGTTCCCGCGGAGTGGAGACCAGGAAGGAACGGTTGATGCCGGATGCCGCGTAATGCTGCACCGGACCGTCCATGGGAGAGAATTGCCTGGTCTGGCCGAAGAGGCGCAGGGAAGTGCCGTCCGGGCGGGAATGGGGATAAAGGCTGAAAATCTTAAGGCTTCCCCTGTCGCCTCCTATGACCAGGGACATGTCTCCGAAAAGCCAGTTGACGGAAGTCATTTTTTCCCCTTTCCCCAGCGGGGTCGGAATCATCTGGCGTCTGACCCATGTTTCCCCGTCTTCATCATAGGAGAAGTAAAGAAGTTTGTCCGCATCCGTAGCGATGACGAGGCTGTCTCCGGAGGCTCCGGGTAGCATGGCCGTGGGGCGGCCTTCCAGCTGGTCCGTCAGGTCATGGAATCCGGAAGGCGCCAGTTCTCCCTCATGAAGCAGGGAGCGGGATTCTTCCAGCGTCATCAGCAGGAGGCGCGTGCCCTGTTCTGTCTCCACGGTTGCGGTAAATATTTTCCGTTCTCCCGCGTCCGCATAGGCTATGCCGGATATTTTGCCGGGGACGGAGCCGCTTTCCGTCAGGGGGTAGAGAGGGCCGGCCTCCGCTCCGGCTTTGTCCGGGCCGTGGGCATTCGTCCGGCCGTGGACGTTGAGTCCGGAATGAACATGGATGAGGCCCACCTTGCCGGATTCCGTGGCGATGGGGTAGGCGGTGAGGGATGCATCATAGGAATGGGCGCAGACGGTTTCGCCGTCCGGCAGGGAAACGGGAACGGAGGACAGGTTCCCGGTAGTTTTGTCCAGGAAGAAGATGTTTTTCCCGTTGCCGTAGACAAAGGGAAGCGTGCCGGAAGGGTCCAGGCCCCAGGTTCCCGGAACCGGAGAGGAGGGCGCGGGGTGCTGCCGTTCTTCCACGTCCGCGCTCTGGAAGAGAGGAATCGTAACGGCCAGCAGGAAGAAAAGAATGCCGAAAACGGCTACAATGACGGTGAATCCTCCGCCGATGATGGTTTTGGTCATGATGCGGTCAAACCACAGCGTGGTTTTTGCCACCTGAAAGCGTTCCGGAACGGGTTTGGGCTTTCTGGAAGGTGCGGGGGAGGGAGCATTGGAACTCATGACGGCAGAGAGGAGAAGTTGGAGGGCAGGACTCCGGCGGGCGGGCCGGAGTCCTGCCCCGGCATGTGTTTACGGCACGGGAAGGGAGTGTTTATTCAATGCTCTTGAGCACTTCTGCGCTGACTTTGGCGGGAATCGGGTAATAACCGTCCTTGGTCACGATTTCCTGGCCGTCTTTGGATACGATGAATTTGATGAATTCCCTGGTCAGGGTGTCCAGGGGTTCTCCCGGTTTCTTGTTGACGTAAATCAGCAGGTAACGGGAGAGCGGGTACGTTCCGTTGATGCAGTTATCGTAGGAAGGCTGTACCGCCGCCTTTCCGCTTTTTTCCGCCAGGGAGAGGGTTTTTACGCCGGAGGTGACGTATCCGATGCCGGAATAGCCGATTCCCTGTTCGTCGGAACTGATGCCCTGCACGACGGCGGAGGAACCGGGCTGTTCCTTCACGGAGTTTTTATAGTCCCCTTTTTTCAGGGCTATTTCCTTCACGAACCCGTTCGTGCCGGAGGCGCTGTTTCTGCCGTAAATGGAGATGGCTTTTCCTTTCATGGAGGGCACCCCCGCATCGCCCCAGTCGGTGATGTTGGAGCCGCCGCGTTTGAAAGTGGAGGAGAAAATGGAGTCGATCTGCGTCAGGGTAAGGGCCTGGATGGGATTATTCTTGTTGACAAAGAAGGCCACGGCGTCCAGGGCCACTTTGATTTCCGTCGGCTTGTAGCCGTATTTGGCTTCAAAGGCGGCGATTTCCTCCCGCTTCATCTGGCGGCTCATGGGGGCGAGCTGGGCCGTGCCTGCCGTGAGGGCGGGCGGCGCTGTGGAAGAGCCTTTGCCTTCAACGCCGACTTTGACGCTGGGGTATTTTTTGTTGAATCCTTCCGCCCAGAGGGTCATCAGGTTGTTCAGCGTATCGGAGCCGACGGCGTTCAGGTTGCCGGAAACGCCGCTGGTGGGCGCATACGGCTTGATGCTGCTGTCAACGGTCACTTGGTTGGCGCCCATGCTCAGGGAGCTGAGGGCGGCGGCGATGGTCAGGATTTTGGCGACAAATTTCATGGCGTCTTTTTTGGTGTGTTGCGTCTTCCGTTTCCGTCCGGCGGGGCCGTTCATGGCGGAAGACGGGGTAGTGATACCCTTCCGCCCCCATGGTGAGGAAGAGAATCCTGGTTAAGAAATCGTCACAAACCCGGAGTAGCCAGGGAGCCCTGTTTTTGGGATACCATGCGTCCAGAGGCGCAGGACGCGCCATTAGAAGAACATGACTCCGCATCCAGCAGCAGCCGACCAGACCGCCGTAGAGGTGGATTCCCTGGATTTTTGTTATGGGAGCAAGCAATCCCTGTTCAACGTCACCATGAAAGTCCCCAGGAACAGGGTGACGGCGTTCATCGGCCCTTCCGGGTGCGGGAAGTCCACGCTGCTGCGCTGTATCAACCGGATGAATGACCGTATTCCGGAGGCGCGCGTTACGGGAGGCTCCATCCGCATTGATGGGGTGGACGTGACTTCTCCTTCCCTGGATACCATTCGTCTGCGCCGGGAGGTGGGCATGGTTTTCCAGAAGTCCAACCCTTTCCCGATGAGCATTTATGAGAATGTAGCCTACGGATTGAAGCTGGCGGGGGTAAGAAACCGCGGCATTCTGGACGAGGCTGTGGAGGAAAGCCTGCGGCATGCCGCTCTTTGGGATGAGGTAAAGGACCGTCTCCATGCTTCCGCCAATGGTCTTTCCGGCGGCCAGCAGCAGCGGCTGTGTATTGCCCGTTCCATTGCCGTGAAGCCGCGCATCCTGCTGATGGACGAACCCTGTTCCGCCCTGGACCCCATTGCGACAGTGAGGGTGGAAGAGCTGATGCACCGTCTCAAGGACAAGTTTACCATCATTGTGGTCACCCATAATATGCAACAGGCTACGCGCGTTTCGGACCTGACCGGTTTTTTCATGTTGGGAAGGCTGGTGGAATTTGATGCTACGGAAAAGATTTTTTCCAATCCCTCCCTGAAAGAAACGGAGGATTATATTACGGGAAGATTCAGTTAACAGAGAGACGATTATGCTTTTTCCAAAGAATATTTCCAAAAATGGAACCGGGCGTGTTCCCCATGTTCCCGGCTCTGGACGAAGGCTGGCTGCCAGCGCCGCCAGAAAGAACAGCCTGCGCAGGCAGCATCTTTTTTATCATGCCGGCAAAACCTTATCCAATCATCAAGCCAATATTCCGAATCATGAATCACGACGCGCACACCCTGAGGGAGTTTGACGCCGCCCTTTCCTCCCTGAATACGCATTTGCTCCAGATGGCCTATAAGGCGCAGAGCGCCCTTGATTTGGCCGCCGCCGGCCTTTTGCAGCAGAATGAGTCTTCCGCCAACCGGGTTATTGCTGATGACGAAGAATTGGACGAGCTGGAAATGACGGTGGACAGGGAAGGGCTGCATCTGCTGGCTTTTTTCAGTCCGGTGGCTTCCGACCTCAAAGTGGTGCTGGCTTCCCTGCGCATGTCCTCCATGTATGAACGGATTGGTGATGAGGCCGTGACCATCGCCAAAAGGGCCAACAGGCTGAATAAGCGCCCGCGCATCCGGGAGGCTGCCTTGGCGGATCCTGTCTATCGGGAAATGGCGGAGCGGTTCAGGGCTGTGAATAAGGCTGTTTCCTCCTGGGACGGGGAGGCTCTGGCGGAGCTTGTCCCTGCGCTGGAGGATTTGGCGGAGCATGCGGCGTCCCTGACGGAGGCATTTGCCTGCTTGCCTGAGCAATATCAGGACAATCTGGTTTCCGTTGCGGATCTGGTTTTTGTAAGCCGTTCCCTGGAACGCATCGCGGAAGGGCTCCAAAAGGTAGCTGCGGAAGGGCTTTACGCGGCCTCCTGATG encodes the following:
- the pstB gene encoding phosphate ABC transporter ATP-binding protein PstB, with the protein product MTPHPAAADQTAVEVDSLDFCYGSKQSLFNVTMKVPRNRVTAFIGPSGCGKSTLLRCINRMNDRIPEARVTGGSIRIDGVDVTSPSLDTIRLRREVGMVFQKSNPFPMSIYENVAYGLKLAGVRNRGILDEAVEESLRHAALWDEVKDRLHASANGLSGGQQQRLCIARSIAVKPRILLMDEPCSALDPIATVRVEELMHRLKDKFTIIVVTHNMQQATRVSDLTGFFMLGRLVEFDATEKIFSNPSLKETEDYITGRFS
- a CDS encoding phosphoadenylyl-sulfate reductase codes for the protein MNAHSPTATDTLRQAAAQYEGNLVFATSFGAEDQVLTHMISHLGLNIPLATLDTGRLFPETYELWTRTEEIYGIRIIPYFPAAEEVESMILDKGVNLFRNSVEYRHECCNIRKLRPLERLLAGKKAWICGLRSTQSITRKGLHITENDEANGIIKISPLANWSEEDVWNYIRAYGVPYNPLHDAGFPSIGCACCTRAVKRTEDVRDGRWWWEEKEHKECGLHRKPRH
- the cysK gene encoding cysteine synthase A — its product is MNIYTSISELVGKTPLLEPRNYAQAHRLNARLLLKLDHLNPAGSMKDRIALAMINEAEASGQLKSGSVIIEPTSGNTGIGLAAIAASRGYRIILTMPESMSVERRNILKAYGADIVLTEDSQGMKGAIAKAQDLAATTPGSFIPSQFTNPTNPRAHYETTGVEIWEDTDGEVDIVVAGVGTGGTITGIGRLLKERKPGGITVIAVEPADSPVLSAGQAGSHQIQGIGAGFIPETLDTDIYDEVITVSNEDAFSTAKELGVKEGILTGISSGAALWAAVQVAKRKENTGKNVVVILPDSADRYYSTPLFI
- the pstA gene encoding phosphate ABC transporter permease PstA; this translates as MKQDFSLPPAPKRPLGEVNIWLASIGLSLGLIMIFGLLGIIVFNGLEAFWPKTIHELTLAPSSKEEQPLVLYAGITKDQTRHVPADPAHPGSTARDVREYQLFTGSKESYGQSYRYVDAHNVTASATPKGLLCLERMEGGNTLVKPLELKLASGETIPAASPEFMEAFRRVLDRETDLRDRVKTIDTRDIGSVNTRLADVRLDIKAIERSYDIREENGRRTAVPRKNPILTDMDDPAGELDRLRAKEEQLNAEYARYTAEAAKLRAQQGRDSLVYALGDGERKEIRMDKIVYGYQPNDLGFFGKCGVFLHNLYHFITDDPREANTEGGIFPAIFGTFIMTLLMSVLVTPVGVIGAIYLREYARQGALVQAVRICVNNLAGVPSIVFGVFGLGFFVYYLGGSIDELFYWKKLAVDNTPTFGTSGILWASLTLALMTLPVVIVSTEEALSAVPRGLREAALACGASKWQMIKRIILPSALPGVMTGLILAMARGAGEVAPLMVTGVVKLAPSLPIDGEGPFIHLERKFMHLGFHIYDVGFQSPDSDAAQPMVFATTLLLILLVVVMNLTAILIRNRLRKKYAASSF
- a CDS encoding phosphate signaling complex PhoU family protein, with the protein product MTSPGNHILPHYDAALNAIRLRVNAICGSLLKYMDILERVISGPDSDGANSIIADSDPLQEETRQVLSLCSSVLTQFHPLGRDLRLVITFSRCGDKLQECMEEVTGIAKHAKSSIRHQESFSPDIVLPLLEMAVSEFRDAARCLETQDVDAAREIRLRDKKLDKAHRKALALLVSPEREDSPSLNVNLLFIIRSLERIGDIAKTIAATVVFLKEATDIRHGKER
- the pstB gene encoding phosphate ABC transporter ATP-binding protein PstB → MTEPAAANDEPIIEVEDFSFFYGSKQVLFNIGMTFETNRVTALIGPSGCGKSTLLRNINRMNDLVPDVRHQGDIRIDGTSLYDPRVEVISLRKRVGMVFQKYNPFPKSIYENIVFPLRVAGRNRRAELDETVERSLKGAALWDEVKDKLHESAYGLSGGQQQRLCIARAIANRPQILLMDEPCAALDPIATLKIEDLMEDLKKELTIVIVTHNMQQATRIADRTAFMYMGRLVEYGETSQIFTNPTEKETEAYITGRFS
- a CDS encoding ABC transporter permease subunit — its product is MSSNAPSPAPSRKPKPVPERFQVAKTTLWFDRIMTKTIIGGGFTVIVAVFGILFFLLAVTIPLFQSADVEERQHPAPSSPVPGTWGLDPSGTLPFVYGNGKNIFFLDKTTGNLSSVPVSLPDGETVCAHSYDASLTAYPIATESGKVGLIHVHSGLNVHGRTNAHGPDKAGAEAGPLYPLTESGSVPGKISGIAYADAGERKIFTATVETEQGTRLLLMTLEESRSLLHEGELAPSGFHDLTDQLEGRPTAMLPGASGDSLVIATDADKLLYFSYDEDGETWVRRQMIPTPLGKGEKMTSVNWLFGDMSLVIGGDRGSLKIFSLYPHSRPDGTSLRLFGQTRQFSPMDGPVQHYAASGINRSFLVSTPRELRLCYGTTADIRWNSGPLEFVPVQLAANAEFNAAIAVDPSGNIHFFSLEDKHPEAGAKALVGKIWYEGYDSPKWLWQSVGGTDDYESKLSLMPLVFGTLKGTLYALVFAVPVAVTAAIYTAHFMAPAVKRVVKPVMEIMASLPSVVLGFFGALYLAPRMEDKVPALLCMAVLIPGLAALIAWFWTTRPAAWRNKFSRGVEYIVMTPVILLCAWFCWEYLGYWLEQPLISLCRSVMGLWGDGDFQAASFADLWRNGSGMPYEQRNSLVVGFIMGFAVIPVIFTISEDALSNVPPSLIAASEALGASRWQMVRTVVLPVASAGIFSALMIGLGRAVGETMIVLMATGNTPIMDWNIFNGMRTLSANIATELPEAAQDSTHYRVLFLGGLILFSMTFILNTLAEIVRQRLRKRFNVV
- the cysD gene encoding sulfate adenylyltransferase subunit CysD — translated: MNSIYRLSQLKQLEAESIHIFRDAISQFENPVLLYSIGKDSSVLVHLAKKAFYPGRLPFKLLHIDSTFKFREMIEFRDRFVQENDLDLIVHSNQEGISAGVNPFTYGSRKYTDIMKTQALIQALTAGKYDAVFGGARRDEEKSRAKERIFSFRDKFNQWDPKNQRPELWNIYNGRINPGESVRIFPLSNWTELDIWQYIRLEKIQVVDLYFARPRPIVERDGSLIMADDDRLPLKPGETPQMRTVRFRTLGCYPLTGAIESTARTVEEIVAEMLETRLSERSSRIIDHDGDASMEQKKREGYF
- a CDS encoding phosphate signaling complex PhoU family protein, with amino-acid sequence MNHDAHTLREFDAALSSLNTHLLQMAYKAQSALDLAAAGLLQQNESSANRVIADDEELDELEMTVDREGLHLLAFFSPVASDLKVVLASLRMSSMYERIGDEAVTIAKRANRLNKRPRIREAALADPVYREMAERFRAVNKAVSSWDGEALAELVPALEDLAEHAASLTEAFACLPEQYQDNLVSVADLVFVSRSLERIAEGLQKVAAEGLYAAS
- a CDS encoding PstS family phosphate ABC transporter substrate-binding protein produces the protein MKFVAKILTIAAALSSLSMGANQVTVDSSIKPYAPTSGVSGNLNAVGSDTLNNLMTLWAEGFNKKYPSVKVGVEGKGSSTAPPALTAGTAQLAPMSRQMKREEIAAFEAKYGYKPTEIKVALDAVAFFVNKNNPIQALTLTQIDSIFSSTFKRGGSNITDWGDAGVPSMKGKAISIYGRNSASGTNGFVKEIALKKGDYKNSVKEQPGSSAVVQGISSDEQGIGYSGIGYVTSGVKTLSLAEKSGKAAVQPSYDNCINGTYPLSRYLLIYVNKKPGEPLDTLTREFIKFIVSKDGQEIVTKDGYYPIPAKVSAEVLKSIE